Genomic segment of Verrucomicrobiota bacterium:
GTGGACCTCGTTCACGCGTCCGAACAAGTTGTGCAGGTCACCCATGATGTCCTGGTAGGCTCCCATCAGGAAGAAACCGAGATGATAAGGCTCCGTCGCCGCGCCTCCTGGGGTGCCGTTTTCCCCCGCACCGTTGGAGGCTGAAGGAGGCAGAGGATGGAGCGGCAGCGTGCTGCGCACGTCGCGAAGGTCGATGAATTTGTTGATCTGTCCGTCCGAATCGCAGGTGATATCGACCAGGGTGCCCTCGCGCGTGGGGCGCTGGTCGAGCTGGTTGATCGGCATGATCGGGAACAACTGCCCGAGCGCCCAGTGATCCAGGAGGGACTGAAAGACCGAGAAATTGCACAAGTATTGATCTCCCAGGCTCTCCTCCAGCTTGCGGATTTCCTGGGGCACATAGGCCTGCCCCTTGAAGCTGCGCACCACGTCGCATCCGATGCGCCAGTAGAGATCCTCGATCTTGGCTTTCTCAGGCAAATCCATGAGGCCCAGCGTGAACATGTTGTGGGCGTCTTCTTTCCGCTCCAACGCGTCGTGGTAAGCCTCGAGCTTGTTGAGCTTGCCAAGGTTCTTGAGAATATCCAACAACTCCCGGACGAGTGGATGCTCGTTTTCCCCGTAGGTCAGGAGCTCGACGGGCCGGGACTTCTCGATGGCGCCGAAGACTTCCACGATCAACACACTGTGATGCGCCACGATGGCCCGGCCGCTCTCGCTGATGATGTCGGGATGCGGCACCTTCTCGGCGTTGCAGATGTCTCCGATGTAATAGACGATGTCGTTGGTGTATTCCTGCAGGGAATAATTCGTGGAACTGTCAAACGCGGAGCGGCTGCCGTCATAATCCACCCCCAGCCCCCCGCCCACGTCCACATACTCGATGGGAAACCCCATCTTGTGGAGTTTGGCGTAAAACCGGGAGGCCTCCTGCACGGCCTTCTTGACCGTCAAGATGTCCGGCACCTGCGAGCCGATGTGGAAATGGACGAGCTTGAAACAGTGGGTCAGCTCTTCCTTCTTGAGAAGATCGGTGGCGGCCAGAAGCTCGACCGTACTGAGTCCAAATTTTGCGTTCTCGCCGCCGCTTTCGGCCCATTTCCCGGCGCCTTTGCTGGCCAGGCGCGCCCGAATGCCGATGAGCGGTTCCACACCCATCTGACGGGAAACCCCGATGATCTGGCGCAATTCCTCCAACTTCTCCACCACCATGATCACCTTCTTCCCCAGCTTGATCCCCATCAACGCCATGCGGACGAACGCGGCGTCCTTGTA
This window contains:
- the speA gene encoding biosynthetic arginine decarboxylase, producing the protein MSDASENTPPWDLAAARATYNIDRWGAKYFDINDEGHVVALPLQDAGTQVDLTDVVEEARARGLKFPVLIRFQDILRHRVESLNQAFRTSIAEFNYQGQYRGVFPIKVNQLREVVEEILDAGKPFQFGLEVGSKPELFAGLALQDQPGGLIICNGYKDAAFVRMALMGIKLGKKVIMVVEKLEELRQIIGVSRQMGVEPLIGIRARLASKGAGKWAESGGENAKFGLSTVELLAATDLLKKEELTHCFKLVHFHIGSQVPDILTVKKAVQEASRFYAKLHKMGFPIEYVDVGGGLGVDYDGSRSAFDSSTNYSLQEYTNDIVYYIGDICNAEKVPHPDIISESGRAIVAHHSVLIVEVFGAIEKSRPVELLTYGENEHPLVRELLDILKNLGKLNKLEAYHDALERKEDAHNMFTLGLMDLPEKAKIEDLYWRIGCDVVRSFKGQAYVPQEIRKLEESLGDQYLCNFSVFQSLLDHWALGQLFPIMPINQLDQRPTREGTLVDITCDSDGQINKFIDLRDVRSTLPLHPLPPSASNGAGENGTPGGAATEPYHLGFFLMGAYQDIMGDLHNLFGRVNEVHVFLDPDEPAGYYIEEIIEGNTIAQALAAVQYDENELKRRMKLQFDAAIKADKLKPSDGMRLLDEYERGLKEYTYLAI